From Erigeron canadensis isolate Cc75 chromosome 5, C_canadensis_v1, whole genome shotgun sequence:
GAGATTGAAGCCAtatgataaaatcaaaaatagagatgataaaaaagaattagtggaaaACATGTGTAATGTGATCTATGGAGTAGACATATCTAGACGAGTTAAATATACGTATCATTGTCCGAAAATCAATAATCATCCCCCAGCTTATTTCTCTCTCCAAATCACAAAGCAGCTGACAACaagcttttcttcttcttcttatccTGTAAAACTCAAGTgaatagaagaagaagagatgAATGTAAGCATGGCCATGGCAGACCATCATCTCCTTTTCAGACCCATTTCCACTTTTATGCCCACCACCACTCTCCCTCCATTCTTTTCTGTTTCTTGCAACTTCAGTTCTGTAAGTCTTCttttattctctttttcttttataacttaattaaattcaatttaaatCTCATATGGATGTTATGGATGCTATATATCTTATCTTAGTAAGTAGTAACTGCTAGTACTAAGCCTATATATGATGTCAATTTAAAGTATGTGTGGATGTGTTTGTGACAATACCTTTTATTACTGTATTATGATTAGTGAAATTGATGATTTTGGGACAAAAAAGCCACCTCAAGGATGAGTTTTGCTATTTTGGTTGGATTAATTGTGCAAAAATTGCAGACCACAGAAACAATTTTTGTAgttaatccaaaaaaaaaaatttgattattgTGGTATTTTCGTAGGGCGTTTTATATATCGATTTTGATGTAAGCAACTGGAGTTCATGTTTGGACAAAAGTGTATATTTGATTCTTTGTAAGGATGTTCCTAATAATGtgattatatataatgtatatgatATGTCTTGATATTGCTCCTGCAAAAATGTTGTGAACAAATGTAACATTGTGCATATATTAACTGTTATATGTTTACATTACTTCATCAACTGAATTCGACACATTAAATACGTTTAACACATCAAGCACAATGTTATATGTGAAGAAGTAATACATTGATGTGAAGAGGAAAAAAAAGATTGTTGACTATGAAGTCTGATTGTCAAAACATCCTTATTTTGTGCTGATTTCCGTAGTAAGATGATATTTTATGTTCTACTTCTTTGTGTCTCTGTGATTTACAGTAGTAATAAGAGTTGCTCGATATATAAATTATGACAACTTTCATGACTCATTCTTCTAATCTATAATCAGACTAAAGCTTTTGCAGTTCCAAGAAGGAGTGTGATGGCATTGATTCTTTCCGGCTGCGTATTCTCACAAACTAGGCCAAATACTGCATTCGCTCAACAATCTGTTGAGTTTAGGGAATTTATAGATACTTTTGATGGGTATTCTTTCAATTATCCTAAAAATTGGATACAAGTTCGTGGTGCCAATGCTGACATATTCTTCAGAGACCCTTTCATTCTTGATGAGAACCTTTCAGTTGAGGTATCCTCACCTTCGTCGTCTAAATACAAAAGTGTGGAAGATTTGGGTCCACCACAAGAAGCCGGAAAGGCGGTCCTTAGACAGTATTTGACTGAGTTCATGTCTACTAGACTTGGCGTGAAACGTGAATCAAGTATTCTCTCTACTTCTTCGAGGGTTGCTGATGATGGAAAGATGTACTACCAAATTGAGGTAAGTTCATTTCAAATTTAAGCCTCCTAGATGTTAAATTTTATCTGCAGTTTTAAGCCTACTCCTGCCAATATATACAAATGATGCCTTCTAGAACTttgagaaatgaaatgaatttgtaGTCATGATTCTTAAATCTTCTTTAATATGGAAAATTGTGGCAAGTAATGAATATATGCAATAAAAGCATACAACTTGTATTCATCTGAGTTTGGAATGAATCCATTTGATTCAAAAGTGAAGTTAACATCTCCTGAGATATCCTATGACAAAATATGTATCGTATTGGTGTTTGAGTTCTACCATAACTCCATAAGTAGAGGCGGTACTGTTTCTGTTGCACTTGGTCATATTGGGTCAATATTACTAACGGGTGAATTGGGTTTATTGAAAGATTTACCTGATAAACAATTGGACGATAGTTAAACAGCCCTGCAAAGCAtaccaaaatcaaagtgtttataACCTCCTAATACTAATAGATAATGGGTCAACCCAGCCCTAATTTACCTTTTTCCCAACGTCGTAAATCGCCCGACCCATTGTAGCATTCATAAGGTTTAAGTCGAGGTGGCAGGATTAGCGTTTAAGTAACAGGTCATAGCGTATACCTTTTTTATGGATCAATATGGCTCAGAATAACCTAGACAGTTGTCCAAGTTTTCCTTCTATGTTTTATAAGTAATTGATGCGTTGAGTCTGATTATAAAAGCTGTATTCTTAAAACTTATACATTTAGGAGTTTGTAcgcattaaaaaaaacacttcaGGCACTTTCATTCTTCTACCCATTTCCTTTATTGCCAAGCTTTTTTCCTTTGTCTTTACCAATCCTGACCCTCTGAAAATATTACAATACCGAAATTGACCAGTTTATAAGTAAAGGGGTCAAAATGACGCTCTCAAATTCTGATGTGAGCATTTAGCATTCAGGTCAATGGAACATGTTAAAAGCATATTCCTTTTCAgctgttaattttttttgacTATGAATTACAGGTGAACATAAAGTCATTTGCTAGCAACAATGAGTTGGCAGTTATGCCAGAAGACAGAGTAGTTCGTATGGAATGGAATAGGCGATACCTTTCGGTTCTGGGAGTTGAGAACAACCAGTTATACGAGTTGAGACTACAAGTGCCTGAAAATGTATTTGTAGAAGAAGAGAATGATCTTCGTAAAGTCATGGATTCATTTAGGGTTAACAAGTTATCTGCTTGATAACTTTCATAATGTTTAATTCACATTGACTTTGTTTACTTTGGATATGTGTGTTTGAGGTTTTGTATATTTCACATCACAATATCTCAAACTTAGCAGTTTTGCCTTCTGCTTTATTTTTCGGCTTTCATTTGAGTTAGGACATCATATGTCACCAGTAGAGTATCACACTATATTAAAAATACCGTCTCATGATCTCCTTATTTCCTATTGATGAGATATGCCCTGTTTGTGTGAAAGCTTGTTTGGATTCCTTTGGGAGCATGCGCTTCACTATAAAGAGCTTCCGGGGTTCAAATACAGACACGATGTCGTTAGGGATGTTCTCTTTGACATTTTTAGGCGGTTTGGGATTTATGCTAAGAAGGAATCATCAATGAATTTATTGACTGACCCGTTGGAAGATCTACTTTCGGACTTGCTGACATTTTGGTCTTTGGTTGTACTGGGGGAACATGCATGTGTGGATTCAACATGAGTCTCTCCTCTTGTGGGCTTAGGGTGCAGCGTCATAGCTGGTCTTGCTGCTTTAAAAGCTGCTTCATGCAAAGTGGTCAAACACGAGAAGGCGTGCCTTGACAACCAACACGCAATACCTTTGGATTTCTTGCACCTGAGGCTGTTGAACTACTTTGAAGGGTCCAACGGGTCATGCATAGCAATGTCATGACGCAACGATCGattaatgtagtttttaaacgtCTTAGTTTTACTATACAAAAAGGAGTGGTGGCGCAGCTTGTTGCCCGTttgtctttatttttatataaattaatatatcatcGGTTAAAATTTGAGTTAAAATTCCCGGCCTAACGTTTCTCTCCTGGTTTTATATTATGTTATGTGGTATCTACACCTTTTCGTTTTTCTAGTTTGTGACGGCACATAAAAAGTGGAGCTCTTGCATGAATATATAGATCACAATATTAATAGTTTGTGTAAGACTATCTTCAATGGGGTGTTTTTTATGTCTTTAGTTGTTCTTGGATATCTTTTGCCATTaaagtttgttcaaaactaaagatttttttatgtatgtccTTACCTAATGGCATGGCCTTAGTCTATCTCCAAtactatttttttgtttgtatatagatataaggatatttgtatggttggaggtaaaattaaaagattttaaggaTGAATAAGGATTTTGAAgatttttaaagatttataaggaTATGATATGGTAGATCAAAGACGCCTAAAAGCATCCTTAACATCGAAGATAGCCTAACGGTTTAAAACAAGTCACAGATGGTACTGATTGGGTTGACTACACAAGTAAAAACTTTGTTGTTGATTCTTTGAAGTTTCACAACAATAATTaacatgttaaaagttattactATAAGGGATAAGTACCTGAAAATGTAATGAACTACGCAgtaatgtttatgttatgtaatgaactacttagatgtttattatatgtaatgaacttttaaatcctaTTTATTGGATGCAACtgggtatatgtggcaaccatataagctgctacttgtaagttttttattggtcggatacatccaataacttggatttgaaagttcattacatacaataaacatccaagtagttcattacacaacataaacattcgtgcatagttcattacattcccAGACACTTATCTCTTACTATAAAGACAACAGGATACACTACAATATACAAATATACTTGGATAAGTTCCAACATGTTCGATCGACATGTTTGTTCATTACTTAGTTTTATAAGAAGTCACATCTAAACGTGCTttacataaaaacacaaaaagatCGTCCAATTCATTGGTAAATGAGTTAAATTGTCACATTTAAATGAACCCTACAAAATTCCCCATTTAAGAGAAAGGGACAAGTGTTTTTTGCCACTTCAGCCCAGGCACGAGGCCAGATTGGCACCTGCAGTAGATTCTGTAAATGAAGTTTAATATATGGTTATCAGGTATGTAATTAGTATTCATAGTATGACAGATCGACATTTCCATGTAATATTACCAACTTaaccaagaaaatagttaaATTCAAATAGTTTCAAGAACTTGTAAAttactcgtacttcttattgcACCAAATTTACTTTCAGTATAAACCTTTTGGTGTATTAGCATATGGACACATGTAACACAGGTAGGAGTTAGGTCTTTCAAGCTATAAATAGCAAAATGTTAAGCAtaaagtgaaaataagacaCTACATATGAATAGATAATTATGAAATGATTGAACCATTCTTTTTTAATAGACATAAAATGTAGATTTTGGTAAAagaaatatttgtttataaataatttcagCAACCTTGTGTTTTTACACAAATTTACAGTGTCTTATTTCACCTTGCTTTCATGTTAATTGTTTGGATATTGCTTTAACTTTCACTCTCTAGACACTCTGAAGATTCCATCTCCCTTCAATACATATAAGTACCGCTAGATATATGAGAAGTTGACAGTTTAAATTACACATTTTGGCCCATTACAAGCTCACTGGACCCCATTTTTGACACACTTAGAAGTTAGAAGTAGTATCTAATTAAATGAATATGCACTGGGATTTTCTGTATTCCTCTTGCACTTTGTATATTGTTATGCTCAGGTCTTAACTTGGCATGATTCAGAACAATTAAATGAATAATTCACATCTCAAATCATACAAAAACAAGTTTGAGTTTTGACTAATTTTATCTAACACTGTTACCAGTTCGAATCTGTTTCATATATAGTATATCAAGTACAAGAACAGACCAAGTTCTTTTTGTATCAAAATCACACGACGCTAAATGCAGACTGTATAGTCGAAGAAAACCGGTTTGCGATAGTCTGGGAGGCAAATTGTtggatctgcttctttgcatcTGGATCAACACAAAGTATCCATAATTAATACATAATCAATAATACCACATAACCAGAAATAAGACTATAACtatattcaagaaaaaaaaaaggaaaaggatGCCAGCATGGCATAAAGAAAACAAGGTCGTCATAACATTGTATccatatctatacttctatactatattataaaacaaatccacttttcaactttcaacattcaatttcaacaatatatctatacttctatactatattataaaacaaatccatttttcaactttcaacattcaatttcaacaatatacacatattaatgcatgatgtaccataattcaatacatacaactttctctctcctccataaatcattttattcctctaattctttaaaaatctttgatctcaaaaccgtacatcgataagttataaaaattatatgcgtgttcttaaaatttcatgctctttcattagagatgtcattcgatatactttcgacgaatttttaaatccgataatggagcccgtacgactaaggcatttggctatgacactctatgacatataaactcctatgacctatcataatttatgacctatcaccctcatcattttaccgccacaacgcgcgggtacttgctctcgttctAACTAATTTATTGGCCTCATAAGAAGTTGACAGTACCAGTAACATATGAATCTAATACCTCTTTCTGAGCCCAAAGCCTTACCTACTAGGTCAATGCCTTGAATTTGACAGAATATTGTACGTTCAAAAGGATTAGACAAAGAAACTATGAGTAGTACATAAGGATGCTAGTCCTACTTGAGCATTGTTGATTATATGTTGTTCAAGTAGCAAGCCTCATTTCCGACAAATACCATGACCACCAACTAGAGTGTCTTTGTATTTTAAAGATTCAAACCTAGTACATTAATTCTTTTATAGTTAAAAATAGTCACAATTTGTTCAAATGAAGGAAAATTACTATCCATCGATAATAACAGAAGCAACCTATCTCCTGGAGCTTGAGTAGTGGGATATAATCAGTTAAACAACGTTTGTTTTCCAAGTGACGTAAATGTATTAATTCCCAGAGATGAATATTACGGATGGCAAGTTGACAATGTTAATGCATTTCTGCAGCAGACTACTAAAAAGTTCTAGCGGTGACAAGTGAACAGCACAAAAACATTTATAATTCAGACAAATCACTACACATGTTCTTTAGACtgtcaaattatatttttatacctTTGCGGCATTTCGTAAAGCCCACAATGTTTGCAATACTGAGAGTCAAGCAAACTCCAACAACAAGAAGATAATCAGCTTGGAACCTTATCAGAGAGAATATTCCAAAGAATATCCACACAACCgcctaagagaaaaaaatgagttagATGCATCATTGAATACTTTCATTTCCTCTTTTAGTGGTCAGAAAGGAAGCAATCATCCTGTTGATCGATGCATTTATTATAGCATATGATCCAAAATTAATGATAGCAAACAAGTCAAACAAGAATGAAATCTACAACATCCAATTCTAGTGTTTTCATCAATGAAACATCCTCAATATATATGGACTTAGCTAAACTATCAAGATTTTTCACTTTAAGCAGATTGTGCAAAATATAATTTCGAAGTTCTATTACATACTATGTGATTTTAACTTCAACTAAAAAAGAAGAGATAACCACAATCATTGGAAGCAAAATTCACTTACAGTCAAGTAAAGAGTCCACCAGAACAGCCATGAATCCTTTTTGTTCATCCGAGCCAATGACTGAAAAAGAAGGATATAACATATAAGATACAAGGCTTGAGTATTACAAAGCCAGTTCTCTGGTTGTACATGCTGTTCAATGAGCAAATAGaataaaaatgatgtaaatacCCACCTCTTGGTCTAGACATTCAAATTTCCACACACTCTCACCGTTGTCAT
This genomic window contains:
- the LOC122599947 gene encoding psbP domain-containing protein 1, chloroplastic, coding for MNVSMAMADHHLLFRPISTFMPTTTLPPFFSVSCNFSSTKAFAVPRRSVMALILSGCVFSQTRPNTAFAQQSVEFREFIDTFDGYSFNYPKNWIQVRGANADIFFRDPFILDENLSVEVSSPSSSKYKSVEDLGPPQEAGKAVLRQYLTEFMSTRLGVKRESSILSTSSRVADDGKMYYQIEVNIKSFASNNELAVMPEDRVVRMEWNRRYLSVLGVENNQLYELRLQVPENVFVEEENDLRKVMDSFRVNKLSA
- the LOC122600276 gene encoding Golgi apparatus membrane protein-like protein ECHIDNA, with product MDLNPPSGENYANPRICFFHVLFKAGALAFYILSALFFDSFVIIFVVTVLLAALDFWVVKNVSGRILVGLRWWNEIDDNGESVWKFECLDQESLARMNKKDSWLFWWTLYLTAVVWIFFGIFSLIRFQADYLLVVGVCLTLSIANIVGFTKCRKDAKKQIQQFASQTIANRFSSTIQSAFSVV